A section of the Mycolicibacterium anyangense genome encodes:
- a CDS encoding NAD(P)H-dependent oxidoreductase encodes MADIKVLVLVGSLRAASVNRQLAEVAVESAPEGVALTIYEGLGDVPFYNEDLDTEDAPAAVADLRAAAAEADATLVVTPEYNGSIPGVLKNAIDWLSRPYGDGALKDKPLAVIGAALGQYGGVWAHDETRKSFGIAGPRVVESISLSLPTPTFDGKHPREVAEVAAAVRDAVGKLAAEVG; translated from the coding sequence ATGGCGGATATCAAGGTTCTGGTACTGGTTGGCAGCTTGCGGGCGGCATCGGTCAATCGTCAACTGGCCGAAGTTGCGGTCGAGTCGGCCCCCGAAGGCGTGGCACTGACCATCTACGAGGGGCTCGGTGACGTGCCCTTCTACAACGAGGACCTCGATACCGAGGACGCTCCGGCCGCGGTGGCCGACCTGCGCGCGGCGGCTGCTGAGGCCGACGCCACCCTGGTGGTCACTCCCGAATACAACGGCAGCATCCCCGGCGTGCTGAAGAACGCCATCGACTGGCTGTCGCGCCCGTACGGCGACGGCGCGCTGAAGGACAAGCCGCTGGCGGTTATCGGCGCCGCGCTCGGCCAGTACGGCGGCGTGTGGGCACATGACGAGACCCGCAAGTCGTTCGGCATTGCCGGCCCCCGCGTGGTCGAGTCGATCAGCCTGTCACTGCCGACGCCGACCTTCGACGGCAAGCACCCGCGCGAGGTCGCCGAGGTGGCCGCCGCCGTGCGTGACGCCGTCGGCAAGCTCGCCGCCGAGGTGGGCTGA
- a CDS encoding redoxin NrdH, whose protein sequence is MTITVYTKPACVQCNMTYKALDKEGLAYEVVDISEDAEARDYVMALGYLQAPVVIAGSDHWSGFRPDRIKALAGVAVSA, encoded by the coding sequence ATGACCATCACCGTGTACACCAAGCCCGCGTGCGTGCAGTGCAACATGACCTACAAGGCCCTCGACAAAGAAGGTCTGGCCTACGAGGTCGTCGACATCAGCGAGGATGCCGAGGCCCGCGACTACGTGATGGCCCTGGGCTACCTGCAGGCCCCGGTCGTCATCGCCGGCAGCGATCACTGGTCGGGCTTCCGTCCGGACCGGATCAAGGCGCTCGCCGGCGTCGCGGTGAGCGCCTGA